One stretch of Anolis carolinensis isolate JA03-04 chromosome 3, rAnoCar3.1.pri, whole genome shotgun sequence DNA includes these proteins:
- the LOC134297359 gene encoding vitelline membrane outer layer protein 1-like produces the protein MDLSKIIVICLVFCCVWDTESRKTNTLLKVPNGARWGDWGEIQICTSGHAKGFAIKVQEPQGMGDDSSLNAIRLYCESGETIESTAGVKGEWSNSINCSKGFLNSFSLNVEKSQGPLDDSAANNIKFKCQDGEELKGNSYEWGTFGPWSKPCETGAICGIQTRVEPANRGFFTDDTGLNDVQFYCCD, from the exons ATGGATCTCTCCAAAATCATTGTGATCTGCTTGGTCTTCTGCTGTGTCTGGGATACAGAAAGTCGGAAAACAAATACACTCCTAAAAGTGCCAAATGGAGCCCGGTGGGGTGATTGGGGAGAAATACAAATCTGTACATCAGGACATGCAAAAGGATTTGCAATTAAG GTACAAGAACCACAAGGTATGGGCGATGATTCATCTCTGAATGCCATCCGTCTTTATTGTGAGTCTGGAGAAACAATTGAGTCAACAGCTGGAGT GAAAGGAGAGTGGTCAAACAGTATAAATTGTTCCAAAGGCTTCCTGAACTCCTTTTCTCTAAATGTGGAAAAATCACAGGGTCCGCTTGATGATAGCGCAGCCAACAACATTAAGTTCAAATGTCAAGACGGGGAAGAGCTGAAGGGCAATTCATATGAGTGGGGTACATTTGGACCCTGGAGCAAGCCTTGTGAAACTGGTGCAATATGTGGGATCCAAACAAGAGTGGAGCCTGCCAACCGTGGATTCTTTACTGATGACACTGGACTTAATGATGTTCAGTTCTACTGCTGTGATTAA